The window TCCCGAATCTTCAAGGAACAAAATTCTTTTATCATCATTCAATGTGAATGCCTGATGAGGGCCAAAATCTGGCATTCCGTTGTTATCAGTCTCTACCTCTCAACTATTCAACAAATTTCCATTGCCACATAACTCACAGCAATCAGCCTTCCTTGCTAAAACTATTCCTTCAATCTGTGATTTGATGCTGGTAAACTGTTACATCATAGCAATGCGGCAATGCTGATGCAATTCAATCTTTCCATCAGGAGATAAAAAAAGTTCATTAAAATACAAAGGCTCCATTGAATAATTACAGTATGGATAGCAAACACTTTTATAGACAGTGATTTCTGCATATTTTCCCATTAAGCTGGTTAAGGAGAAACAGAGAACCTTACACATATGATCAAGCTAGATATAGCTATCACAAATCACAATTGCACAAAGAATTTTAAACAAAAGGAAGGAAAGGCTCTGGCAAACACTTTTATCAATGTATAACAATATAATGACTGTCACAACCCTAGACAAAATCAGAAAGTTGCAAAAGATCAACAGCCTAAAATCATCTCATTGTTAGAAAAGCTAAATCAGTTTTGGATAACATATCAATTAAGGGCAAGAAGTACAAGTTTGAAGTACGAAGACATCCTTCTTCCCACAATGATCAATCCAACAAAGCAGGGTCCGTTTAAAGCACAAGAATTCAAGAATTAGCAATTTGAAAGGTGCATGTATAGTCATGACAGCCCCAAAGTTAAAAAGCAGGGCCAGTGGCAATAGTCAAAGCATGCTATACGATTGTATGGCTATACACATTGACCTAGGAGAGTAAATAGGAATCGAGAAATGCTACCAATCGATCATGAATAAGTagattgatgatgatggatCTGGTCGAGTAGCTTAGCTCTGAATTTATTGACAGAATTAAAGCATAGGCATATATGTTCCTCAAGTTCTTTGAGCTGGTCAAGAAAATTGTCATGGCTACCGCGTAGATGTTTCACAACTTCATGGATGGGGTATATGTCTCTATCTCTCTCCAATCCAAATCGTATAAGCTGCCTGTCGGCCTCAACTGAAGTATACAACAAGGCAACAAGGCGATCAATGGTGTCAAGATCATAGTTATGGACAGAAGTTCCCTTTTTAGCAACATCAAGTTGAGCCATATGGGCAAGCTGTTTCCTCCTGAGATCAGTTGGAACATAAACAAGACAAAGTGGGGTAGCCACAAGGCCTACAATGGAAGCAAGGGCATTAGTGGAGATAACCACGGCTGAAACAACAACTCCAACGACAGTGCCAATTAAGCAAATGGCAGAGCCAGTAGTTGCGCGGTGCAGGAAGCGAACTCTAGAATGGGATTTGTTGATTCTGTGATCAAGCTGCTCCTTGAGCTGGGAGAAACTACAGCGCATCTCGTTGAAGTTATGGGAGTCAGGACGAGGAAAAGGATTGTCAAGGCTATCGAATTGTTGGAAAACATCGAACGCCCAGTTACACTGCGCCTGACTAATGGAATTGAGTTCATATGGGAACACTTGAAGCAGCTCAGTAATAGGGGAATAGAGGGTACGAGCACGATCTACGCATTGGCAGAGCAAGAGGCAGAGATCGGTGATATTTTCGCTGTGCTCAAAGTAGGTAGAAACCAAGCGAGTGAGGGTAGCTTTGGGGTTGGTGTGGCGAAGAGCTTGGGCGACGCAATCTCTGTTGGGCTGCAGCATCTGCGACAAAATCAGATGATGGGTATCCCCATTTTCAAGCATATCCTCAACTTGCACCCGCTCCTCAATCCTGGACCGCATCTCGTTGTAGGAATTGGTTTGCACGGCGAGAGTGTACTCCCGACTGAGATTGAAGGTAGGTGAGGGCTGAGTGCTGGACCTGGGCGTTCCCTCGGAGGAATCCCCTGGGACAAGAAGAAAGCAAGTTTGTTTGAGGCATTTACGCAAACGCTTCCATTGCAAGCAAAAAACATCAGGGTGAGGGGAGGACATATCTTTACCTTGGGAAGCTGGGGGACAGGAATTGAGATCGATCGTTTGGGTTTGAGGCGAGGTCGGAGGAGGCGATGGTTTGAAGGAGAGGCACTGCATCTTCTTGTTCTCTACTATACTCTACTTTACTTTGCATTACTAGTTGTAATAACTTATATACCAATTAGAAGACGAAATTTAGAAGAAGATGGGAAAAAGAGGCCacagaaatattttattattattttcatgaaaacaattaaaataaaaaattttattttaaaatatatattgaacTCGTTAATTAATACATTATTTTCTGATTTAAAAGAGTAAAGATGAATCTGTCTtcctcaatttttttaaaacagaaattataaaaaaattaattaataatattaaaaaagagGTCATTTTgaaatatcttaaaaaaaaagaaagaactgAAGAAGTAATTAACACATGGTGAAAATAGAGGAGATAAATGTTTATTGTcccaaaaggaagaaagaaggtATAAATCACACCAGCACTTTGCTATTAACAACAAATAATGGTTTACAACAAGATTTCTCATGCATTTTATGAtggtaaaaaagaaaaaaaaaatgaaaaaattaataacagCTGTTCTTTATACACTTAGCAAACAGCTGATTCTCCTCTCTAAGTTTTCCCAAAGGAAAAAGACAATGCAAAAATTTCTACTTCACCAATATCACACTCTCACAATTTGGCGGCAAACAcagctttcctttttttctttttttttttattttgttgctcTGAAGAGCTGGCTCCCAAGGGTCACAGTTGGGGTTCCTTCCCCCATCACTGTTGTCAAGCTCATCTCTTTATCGAGTATCCTATCCAGTTCCATTACCACATAGCTCATTGCAGGTCTCCTCTCGCTCGAAGGTTCCACGCATCGGACCATTAACTTTATGAATTCTTCCATGCCTTCACCTGTGAAGCTACTCCCCAACCTCTGATCGATCATGCTGGAAATGTTGCTATAGTCCTGACTATTTTGCACCTTCCGAAACAAAAGAGATATCAGACAAGCAACAGTAGTGATTTTCCTCTAAGCCTACATTGGTCTAAAAGTAATAAGATAAGCTACAATCACCATGCCCGTGCAGGCACAAACTACTGCTGTAGATGTCTGCAAACAGGCAAATGCTCTCTCGGGGAGAAATTGCAAGCTTGTAAGTCAAATCTTTCAGTAGCAAGATACTGATATCCATGATCCATATGGTAACCACCTACCTACTAAATCATGTGGTTGTGACTATACGATTTAGAAACACACAAATAAAATGCACGGCCCAGGACCAGGAACTTGGCATATCTGCATCCATGGTGTTTATGAAACCACTAACATATGCAGACACAAGAACATCCCCAAGCTTGTAAGTCAAATCTTTCAGTAGCAAGATACTGATAGCCATGATCCATATAGTAAGCACCTACCTGCTAATCATGTGGCCATTGATGCATGATTTAGAAACACACAAATGAATTGCACACGGCCAGAAACTTTGCCTGTCTGCATCCATGCTGTTTATGAAGCCAATAACATATGCTGACACAGAAAATTCCATAGATGCACAAACATGCAAATGCTTCCTCACAAAGAAATGCAAGCTTGCAAGTATTCTTTCAATAGCAAGATACCGATAGCTGTAATCACCCTGGTCATCCCCCTCCCACTAACTCATGTGGTACCAaacaaataattcaaaaacatAGAAATAACAAGCAGATATGGAGCCGAAATCATACCCACTCAACGAGGTTCTCTGTGGAGTCTGAAGATGGTAATTCTGATGCTTCCCGTCCGCTTACTAACTCCAAAAGGAATACTCCAAAACTATATACATCACTTTTTTCAGAAAAACGTCTAAACTCCCTCACCCTGCATTAGTCAATGCATACAGGTAAGAATAACGAATGATGCATCACCAGATCAGTCACAGAGTGAAGAGGGAGTCAAGAGCATAGTACTCAGGAGCAAGGAATATCTCATCAGCTGTCACTTGAGAAGAAGGACCAGCAACATCAATTCTTCCCAGGAAATTACGTAGTCCTGCATCTGCAACCTTAGCGATAAAATTCTCATCTACAAGAACATTGGCTGTTTTGAAATCTTTATGTACCAATCGAGGACTTAGGGAGTGAAGATGAGCCAAACCTGCAAAGGGACCAATAACTGAGAGAACATAAATGAGGcagtaaaatttcaaaatgttaCAACCATAGAAgatgaaaatctgaatttcaAAGTGTTACAGAAGCTTACAAAAGAATTTTGTAGGACCGTTATTGCTATTTGGATAGTTTatctaaagaaaagaaaaactgataCCAGGAAAGCCACAAATGCTCACTGATTTTGCAGAGGATCACCTTTAGCTGCACCTAGAGCTATTGAAAGTCTATGCTTGAATTCTAGCTTCTGAGGTGACACTTGACCAGCTCCTGCAGAAACAAATCAGGAAAAATAAATACCATTTCATTTTCACCACCAAATCCTAAACACACATATACAATATATAGGAGGAAAAGTCTTGTTCACAAATGCAAAAATTGTGACTGGATAGAGAGTTACCGTACAAGTGAATGG is drawn from Theobroma cacao cultivar B97-61/B2 chromosome 4, Criollo_cocoa_genome_V2, whole genome shotgun sequence and contains these coding sequences:
- the LOC18601147 gene encoding UPF0496 protein At3g19330, whose product is MQCLSFKPSPPPTSPQTQTIDLNSCPPASQGDSSEGTPRSSTQPSPTFNLSREYTLAVQTNSYNEMRSRIEERVQVEDMLENGDTHHLILSQMLQPNRDCVAQALRHTNPKATLTRLVSTYFEHSENITDLCLLLCQCVDRARTLYSPITELLQVFPYELNSISQAQCNWAFDVFQQFDSLDNPFPRPDSHNFNEMRCSFSQLKEQLDHRINKSHSRVRFLHRATTGSAICLIGTVVGVVVSAVVISTNALASIVGLVATPLCLVYVPTDLRRKQLAHMAQLDVAKKGTSVHNYDLDTIDRLVALLYTSVEADRQLIRFGLERDRDIYPIHEVVKHLRGSHDNFLDQLKELEEHICLCFNSVNKFRAKLLDQIHHHQSTYS
- the LOC18601148 gene encoding probable leucine-rich repeat receptor-like protein kinase At5g49770 isoform X1; its protein translation is MSRTLAAILGGAAGAMALVGIVGLLIWFCLFHKRGVSRRSETGSSDPSVQGRHLGVELSLREAKRFEIEELSSATKNFSDRNLIGEGKFGEVYKGLLQEGMLVAIKKRAGAYSQEFIDEACYLSSIQHRNLVTLLGYCQENNQQFLIYEYIPNGSVSIHLYGAGQVSPQKLEFKHRLSIALGAAKVIGPFAGLAHLHSLSPRLVHKDFKTANVLVDENFIAKVADAGLRNFLGRIDVAGPSSQVTADEIFLAPEVREFRRFSEKSDVYSFGVFLLELVSGREASELPSSDSTENLVEWVQNSQDYSNISSMIDQRLGSSFTGEGMEEFIKLMVRCVEPSSERRPAMSYVVMELDRILDKEMSLTTVMGEGTPTVTLGSQLFRATK
- the LOC18601148 gene encoding putative serine/threonine-protein kinase isoform X2; translated protein: MSRTLAAILGGAAGAMALVGIVGLLIWFCLFHKRGVSRRSETGSSDPSVQGRHLGVELSLREAKRFEIEELSSATKNFSDRNLIGEGKFGEVYKGLLQEGMLVAIKKRAGAYSQEFIDEACYLSSIQHRNLVTLLGYCQENNQQFLIYEYIPNGSVSIHLYGAGQVSPQKLEFKHRLSIALGAAKGLAHLHSLSPRLVHKDFKTANVLVDENFIAKVADAGLRNFLGRIDVAGPSSQVTADEIFLAPEVREFRRFSEKSDVYSFGVFLLELVSGREASELPSSDSTENLVEWVQNSQDYSNISSMIDQRLGSSFTGEGMEEFIKLMVRCVEPSSERRPAMSYVVMELDRILDKEMSLTTVMGEGTPTVTLGSQLFRATK